The following coding sequences lie in one Eremothecium sinecaudum strain ATCC 58844 chromosome IV, complete sequence genomic window:
- the SMX2 gene encoding mRNA splicing protein SMX2 (Syntenic homolog of Ashbya gossypii AFR511C; Syntenic homolog of Saccharomyces cerevisiae YFL017W-A (SMX2); 1-intron in Ashbya gossypii) gives MVSTPELKKYMERKVLIQLNGSRSVVGVLRGYDLFLNVVLEDAIEMGKKGVKFPLGSGQTVIRGNSILSLEPLESLS, from the exons ATGGTTTCCACTCCGGAGCTTAAAAAG TATATGGAAAGAAAGGTGCTAATTCAGCTAAATGGTTCTCGCAGTGTGGTAGGGGTATTAAGGGGATATGATTTATTTTTAAATGTGGTTTTAGAAGACGCAATCGAAATGGGTAAAAAGGGCGTCAAGTTTCCTCTTGGGAGTGGCCAGACAGTTATACGAGGGAATTCAATCCTGTCTCTAGAGCCTCTAGAAAGTCTATCTTAA
- the LPD1 gene encoding dihydrolipoyl dehydrogenase (Syntenic homolog of Ashbya gossypii AFR512W; Syntenic homolog of Saccharomyces cerevisiae YFL018C (LPD1) and Non-syntenic homolog of Saccharomyces cerevisiae YPL017C (IRC15)) yields MLRFIQRPASRRSFHQSLLAQVAKEKHDVVIIGGGPGGYVAAIKAAQLGLNTACIEKRGRLGGTCLNVGCIPSKALLNSSHLYHQIQHNSKQVGIDVGSVALNVNQFQKSKDNVVKQLTGGIEMLFKKNGVKYYKGEGSFVDEHNVKVLPVEGLEGTVAEETVLEAKNIIVATGSEVTPFPGITIDEERIVSSTGALSLKEIPKKMVIIGGGIIGLEMGSVYSRLGSKVTVIEFQPQIGATMDGEVAATSEKLLKKQGFDFKLGTKVLSAERNGDTVTVKAENVKSGKVESLEADVLLVAIGRRPYFQGLNAEKLGLEVDKRGRLVIDEQFNTKFPHIKVIGDVTFGPMLAHKAEEEGIAAVEYIKNGHGHVNYGNIPSVMYTHPEVAWVGKTEEQLKEAGISYKVGKFPFIANSRAKANTDTEGFVKILIDAETERLLGAHIIGPNAGEMIAEAGLALEYGASAEDISRVCHAHPTLSEAFKEANLAAFSKPINF; encoded by the coding sequence ATGCTAAGATTTATTCAACGTCCCGCAAGCAGACGTTCTTTCCATCAATCCCTACTAGCACAAGTTGCTAAGGAAAAACATGATGTTGTCATCATCGGTGGTGGTCCAGGTGGTTACGTTGCTGCTATTAAAGCTGCCCAATTAGGTCTCAACACTGCGTGTATTGAAAAGCGTGGTAGATTGGGTGGTACCTGTTTAAATGTTGGATGTATTCCTTCGAAGGCTCTTCTAAACAGTTCTCATTTGTACCATCAAATCCAGCATAATTCCAAGCAAGTCGGTATTGACGTTGGATCAGTTGCGCTCAATGTTAACCAATTCCAAAAGAGTAAGGATAATGTTGTTAAGCAACTGACCGGTGGTATCGAAATGTTGTTTAAGAAGAATGGCGTTAAGTACTATAAAGGTGAGGGATCTTTTGTTGATGAGCACAATGTTAAGGTTTTACCTGTTGAAGGTCTTGAGGGTACTGTTGCTGAGGAGACTGTTTTGGAGGCCAAGAACATCATCGTGGCTACCGGATCTGAAGTTACTCCATTCCCAGGTATCACTATCGATGAAGAAAGAATTGTCTCATCTACTGGTGCTTTGTCCTTGAAGGAGATTCCAAAGAAAATGGTCATCATTGGTGGTGGTATCATTGGTTTGGAGATGGGTTCTGTCTACTCCAGATTGGGATCTAAGGTCACCGTTATCGAGTTCCAACCTCAAATTGGAGCAACTATGGACGGCGAGGTAGCAGCCACCTCTGAAAAGCTCTTGAAGAAGCAAGGTTTCGATTTTAAATTGGGCACCAAGGTTCTTTCTGCTGAGAGAAATGGTGACACTGTCACCGTTAAGGCTGAAAACGTTAAGTCTGGTAAGGTTGAATCCTTAGAAGCCGATGTGTTGTTGGTTGCAATCGGTAGAAGACCATACTTCCAAGGCTTGAATGCCGAGAAGCTTGGTTTGGAAGTTGACAAACGTGGAAGACTAGTTATCGATGAGCAATTTAACACTAAGTTCCCTCACATCAAGGTCATCGGAGACGTTACCTTCGGACCAATGTTGGCACATAAGGCCGAAGAAGAAGGTATCGCAGCTGTGGAATACATAAAGAACGGCCATGGGCACGTAAACTACGGCAACATTCCTTCCGTCATGTATACCCACCCAGAAGTCGCATGGGTCGGCAAGACTGAAGAACAACTAAAGGAGGCTGGCATCTCATACAAAGTCGGTAAATTCCCATTCATTGCCAACTCCAGAGCTAAGGCTAACACCGACACCGAAGGTTTCGTTAAAATCTTGATAGACGCAGAAACCGAACGCTTATTGGGTGCCCATATTATCGGACCAAATGCGGGTGAAATGATCGCCGAGGCAGGTTTGGCATTGGAATACGGTGCTTCTGCCGAAGATATTTCCAGAGTTTGTCACGCGCACCCAACCCTATCTGAGGCGTTCAAGGAGGCAAACTTGGCTGCTTTCTCTAAGCCTATAAACTTCTAA
- the OSW2 gene encoding Osw2p (Syntenic homolog of Ashbya gossypii AFR517C; Syntenic homolog of Saccharomyces cerevisiae YLR054C (OSW2); 1-intron in Ashbya gossypii) — MVADDTSDGTIAKQLTFLLAGDTPTTQLLSWRLNVMKMPVMLAAHSIPKSGRCSISWKSNSFGTSVYKPSEATNSLKNIPSTRKFDVIVISAISMKELQATCEAVFKFCHQTSVVIIDSNFAVELDHFIISQFGDAEDSPRPTILSMIVDAEIRMITTNSYFLVNESFKYIFGTSYKTNQAELKYWKNIERVRDLFADSESLISKFLEKLEGDKVGKVVKLSPFTQKSTNEMALEVWHRVIPKIAVHILSIVFQQCEYDKLQKDNGPKSVFKDLVFELMNISSHQAGAILKEFVDDKFGKDTVKKPNLLSIINFNNVIKLAKKKKYRLDKLVPSTTQQRLNLNYEAYCFYHRMEFPSNILLYQPILIADRFGLRSSSLNFLFGVYTQSLAINKFSIDRDIFSKQDKSAFLFSPSSSTPITAQTSSRVCRRPSGITPSKRTSSGKNKDPNGKRKSVKRGKEDGSNVNGQKNKNDIKESRTVKDRTKSQQSNSRTKSKLNLQVEPESAGDEEASVDELDEETKLKQLQKDSDIMLTIMLQAKVDLNRHLSPELRNSDLELPPDLQALYLGAETCDFASQISPKAPILTPTKEVLLPLSGETNKMPSKGLLSPMGVCSEDEMGTGNHIQINPVKILEPSTNLGPAERVRKKKKQTIKSLERRVRSREKAEIDCEDLNDDEDDEDEDGCEEDDDDDDDYDDDDDDEDDDEDDDDDDDEDDDDDDDDDDDDEDAESEENSEIYSAANLTRSMRRRLRDEEMCVVDSTITLPSFQRKDRNNLQYMSQYPESIRDFGRPLTSKYATDLEKQIRIEPFSMSRYYQEVYHPHEFEAGVSGTPPHNNTSRQTPLAIPNSVRSRQSSDPKTASLLWKCQRRQHLEMGQIARPVTTPEDSLIQHILILKRANMGGILNVTTSRYGRVDTSETIYQDWMNGEGELYRMRITGSGMD, encoded by the exons GCTAACTTTTCTTCTAG CTGGCGACACTCCAACTACACAGTTGTTGTCATGGAGGCTTAACGTAATGAAAATGCCAGTGATGCTTGCAGCTCATAGCATCCCGAAGTCGGGCAGATGCTCAATTTCGTGGAAATCGAACAGTTTTGGCACTAGCGTCTACAAGCCTTCTGAAGCCACTAACAGTTTAAAAAATATCCCTTCTACGAGGAAGTTTGATGTAATTGTGATTTCTGCTATTTCGATGAAAGAGCTTCAAGCTACGTGTGAGGCAGTTTTCAAATTTTGCCATCAAACATCCGTGGTCATTATAGATTCTAATTTTGCCGTAGAACTAGACCATTTCATAATATCCCAGTTTGGTGACGCTGAGGATTCCCCTAGGCCGACCATTCTGAGCATGATCGTTGACGCAGAGATCAGGATGATAACTACTAATTCCTACTTTTTGGTGAATGAATCTTTCAAATACATCTTTGGTACATCATACAAAACCAATCAAGCTGAATTAAAGTATTGGAAGAACATAGAACGCGTGCGGGATCTGTTTGCAGACAGTGAATCCCTCATTAGCAAGTTCTTGGAGAAATTGGAGGGTGATAAAGTGGGGAAGGTGGTAAAGCTATCCCCATTCACCCAAAAATCTACTAACGAAATGGCACTAGAGGTGTGGCATCGTGTTATACCGAAGATAGCAGTTCATATATTATCAATTGTTTTTCAACAATGTGAGTATGACAAATTGCAGAAGGACAATGGCCCTAAGAGTGTGTTTAAAGATCTAGTGTTCGAATTAATGAACATATCATCACACCAGGCTGGTGCTATTTTAAAAGAGTTCGTTGATGACAAATTCGGTAAGGACACAGTCAAGAAGCCTAACTTATTGTCCATAATTAATTTCAATAACGTCATAAAGCTTgcgaagaagaagaaatatcGCTTGGACAAGCTTGTACCATCGACTACACAACAGCGACTAAACTTGAATTACGAAGCGTATTGTTTTTATCACAGAATGGAATTTCCTTCGAATATTTTATTGTATCAACCCATTCTCATCGCAGATAGATTTGGTTTAAGATCTTCGAGTCTCAACTTTTTATTTGGCGTCTATACCCAATCATTGGCAATTAATAAATTCTCAATTGACCGGGATATTTTCTCCAAACAAGACAAGAGTGCGTTTCTATTTTCTCCTTCAAGCAGCACTCCAATTACTGCCCAAACATCTAGCAGGGTTTGTAGGCGTCCCTCAGGAATAACTCCTTCAAAAAGAACTAGCTCAGGCAAAAATAAAGATCCCAACGGTAAAAGAAAGAGTGTTAAGAGGGGTAAAGAGGATGGGAGTAACGTTAACGGAcaaaaaaataaaaatgaTATTAAAGAAAGTAGGACTGTTAAAGATAGAACAAAATCTCAGCAGTCCAATTCAAGAACAAAATCCAAACTTAACTTGCAAGTGGAACCTGAAAGTGCAGGTGATGAAGAGGCTTCTGTCGACGAATTAGATGAGGAGACGAAGCTTAAGCAGCTTCAAAAAGATTCTGATATAATGCTGACAATTATGCTGCAAGCCAAGGTCGATTTAAACCGTCATCTATCACCTGAACTACGAAACTCTGATTTGGAGTTGCCTCCAGATTTACAAGCATTATACCTTGGAGCAGAAACTTGCGATTTTGCCTCACAAATCTCTCCAAAAGCACCCATTTTAACCCCTACAAAGGAGGTATTATTACCATTATCTGGCGAAACTAACAAAATGCCCAGCAAAGGCTTATTGTCGCCCATGGGTGTTTGTTCAGAGGATGAGATGGGTACTGGAAATCATATTCAAATAAACCCAGTGAAAATCTTAGAACCATCAACCAATCTAGGTCCTGCGGAAAGGGTTCGtaagaagaagaagcaaaCCATCAAAAGTCTTGAAAGGCGTGTAAGAAGCCGTGAGAAAGCTGAAATTGATTGCGAAGATCttaatgatgatgaagatgatgaagatgaagatggaTGCGAAGAGGAtgacgatgacgatgacgattacgatgatgatgacgatgatgaagacgatgatgaagacgatgacgatgacgatgatgagGACGACGACGACGATGACGACGATGACGACGACGACGAAGATGCTGAATCGGAGGAAAATAGTGAAATTTACTCCGCCGCAAATTTGACTCGTTCTATGCGTCGTAGGCTCCGTGATGAGGAGATGTGCGTTGTGGATTCAACTATAACTTTACCTAGTTTTCAAAGAAAAGATAGAAATAACTTACAATATATGAGTCAATATCCAGAAAGTATTCGAGATTTTGGTCGTCCTTTAACTTCGAAATACGCCACAGACTTAGAGAAACAAATACGTATAGAGCCATTTTCAATGTCAAGATATTACCAAGAGGTTTATCATCCACATGAGTTTGAAGCTGGTGTATCTGGTACTCCACCACATAATAACACATCGAGACAGACTCCATTAGCAATACCGAACTCAGTCAGATCTCGCCAATCATCAGATCCGAAAACGGCAAGCCTACTTTGGAAATGCCAGAGGCGCCAGCATTTGGAAATGGGTCAAATTGCGAGGCCTGTCACGACACCAGAAGATAGTTTAATACAACATATCCTGATATTAAAAAGGGCAAATATGGGTGGTATACTCAATGTCACAACCAGTAGATATGGACGTGTTGACACTTCTGAAACCATTTATCAAGACTGGATGAATGGCGAAGGTGAATTATACAGAATGCGAATTACTGGAAGCGGTATGGACTAG
- the IES3 gene encoding Ies3p (Syntenic homolog of Ashbya gossypii AFR515W; Syntenic homolog of Saccharomyces cerevisiae YLR052W (IES3)), with amino-acid sequence MDVSEAKAALFSSDPQIVFSSHAVKRYENSQQEIEDDRKSGHKRHIISVGDHLKINYEVVKNVPGNLIELATTKGKKTPEQEEIARIAKFKSLYYKEQLNKLHDDFVTKSSILRAEDNEMHARAAAADAKEQPSLQQQYEWLQEIQSKLLQQYNEVVQEEKRWYLKKEVLLDANIRLDLFSTRDHLTGTVNMGKDTSHKSCIF; translated from the coding sequence ATGGATGTTTCAGAGGCCAAGGCAGCGCTGTTTAGCTCTGATCCGCAGATAGTGTTCTCCAGTCATGCGGTGAAGCGGTACGAGAACTCGCAACAAGAAATAGAAGATGACCGCAAGAGCGGTCACAAGCGCCACATCATATCCGTGGGTGACCACCTAAAAATCAACTACGAGGTGGTGAAGAATGTACCAGGGAATCTAATTGAGCTTGCGACGACGAAGGGCAAGAAAACCCCTGAGCAGGAGGAGATTGCGAGGATAGCGAAGTTCAAGTCGCTGTACTACAAGGAACAGCTTAACAAACTACACGACGACTTTGTTACTAAGAGCTCTATTCTGCGTGCAGAAGACAACGAAATGCATGCGCGTGCTGCGGCGGCCGATGCGAAAGAGCAGCCGTCCTTGCAGCAGCAGTACGAGTGGCTGCAGGAGATCCAGTCTAAGCTGCTGCAGCAGTATAACGAGGTTGTccaggaagaaaagcggtggtatttgaagaaggaaGTGTTGCTAGATGCGAACATCCGTCTTGACTTATTCAGCACCCGTGACCACCTCACTGGCACCGTAAATATGGGGAAGGATACCTCGCATAAATCGTGCATATTCTGA
- the GNA1 gene encoding glucosamine 6-phosphate N-acetyltransferase (Syntenic homolog of Ashbya gossypii AFR510W; Syntenic homolog of Saccharomyces cerevisiae YFL017C (GNA1) (GNA1)), which translates to MTVLPPGYQIRRTEPGDYLGVIETLKVLTTVGNVSEEDFVNTLAYWNSVKIRLPVRKGQEGGGKEINVYNPLVITDPTGRVVATGNIIIEAKLIHECGLVGHIEDIAVAADQQGKKLGQLLILHLTEIGRRAGCYKIILDCDPKNGEFYKKCGYSQAAVEMQIRF; encoded by the coding sequence ATGACCGTACTACCACCAGGATACCAAATTAGAAGGACGGAGCCCGGAGACTACCTCGGTGTTATTGAAACCTTAAAGGTCCTTACTACTGTAGGGAACGTCTCTGAGGAAGACTTTGTTAATACGCTTGCATACTGGAATTCAGTCAAGATACGTTTACCTGTGCGTAAAGGCCAGGAAGGAGGAGGGAAAGAAATTAACGTTTATAACCCGCTTGTTATTACAGATCCTACGGGACGTGTAGTTGCAACGGGTAATATTATCATTGAAGCAAAACTTATTCATGAATGTGGCCTAGTCGGTCATATTGAAGACATTGCAGTAGCCGCGGATCAGCAGGGCAAAAAACTCGGTCAATTGCTGATCCTGCACCTGACTGAGATTGGCAGGCGTGCTGGGTGTTACAAGATCATACTGGATTGCGACCCTAAAAATGGGGAGTTTTATAAAAAGTGTGGATATAGCCAGGCAGCTGTTGAGATGCAAATCAGATTTTAG
- the FRS2 gene encoding phenylalanine--tRNA ligase subunit alpha (Syntenic homolog of Ashbya gossypii AFR516W; Syntenic homolog of Saccharomyces cerevisiae YFL022C (FRS2)), with the protein MSELQLDILKKLGEAGTIESTLETFPGVDSQAVYSALNSLKANGKVEYKNHDSIYYTLTQEANEIVSKGSHELRLLHIVNQLGKLQIKDVAAHLGPNGKVGQARAFKNGWIVKNNDNELEVNGKVGDVSTVKDETKQLLESIAKNDLSGIDAKTINDLKKRKLITPRKETSFNVVKGPEFSLELTKMETDITSDMVVNGSYKNLNFKPYNFNSQGVEPQSGALHPLNKVKEEFRQIFFSMGFSEMPSNQYVETGFWNFDTLFVPQQHPARDLQDTFYLKDPIKSDLPQDKEYLQNIKEVHEQGKYGSIGYRYNWKAEESQKLVLRTHTTAISAAMLHKLAEDPKPARLFSIDRVFRNEAVDATHLAEFHQIEGVLADYNITLGDLIQFMEEFFAKMGVTRLRFKPTYNPYTEPSMEIYSWHEGLAKWVEIGNSGMFRPEMLESMGLPKDLRVLGWGLSLERPTMIKYGVKNIRELLGHKISLDFIASNPAARLDEDLYD; encoded by the coding sequence ATGTCTGAATTACAGTtagatattttaaaaaagctCGGAGAAGCTGGGACTATTGAGTCTACTCTGGAAACTTTCCCCGGTGTTGATTCACAAGCGGTGTATTCTGCTTTGAACTCATTGAAAGCGAACGGTAAGGTTGAATATAAGAACCATGATAGCATATATTACACTCTAACGCAAGAGGCAAATGAAATTGTCTCTAAGGGCTCTCATGAACTCAGGTTATTGCATATAGTCAACCAATTGGGGAAACTACAAATTAAAGATGTAGCAGCACATTTAGGGCCAAACGGTAAAGTGGGCCAGGCGAGAGCTTTTAAGAATGGTTGGATTGTGAAGAATAACGATAATGAGCTAGAAGTCAACGGCAAAGTCGGGGATGTGAGCACTGTGAAGGATGAAACTAAGCAGCTTCTAGAAAGTATCGCTAAGAACGATTTAAGCGGTATTGATGCTAAGACCATTAACGATCTAAAGAAGAGAAAGTTGATTACCCCCCGCAAGGAGACATCCTTCAATGTTGTGAAGGGTCCTGAATTTTCCCTGGAATTAACTAAGATGGAAACTGATATAACTTCTGATATGGTTGTCAACGGTTCCTACAAAAACCTAAATTTCAAGCCATATAACTTTAATTCCCAGGGTGTAGAGCCTCAATCTGGTGCTCTTCATCCATTGAACAAGGTTAAGGAGGAATTTAGGCAAATTTTCTTCTCTATGGGTTTCAGCGAGATGCCTTCCAACCAATATGTGGAAACAGGTTTCTGGAATTTTGACACATTATTTGTTCCTCAGCAACACCCTGCCCGTGATTTGCAAGATACCTTCTATTTGAAAGATCCTATAAAATCCGATCTTCCACAGGATAAGGAGTACTTACAAAACATTAAAGAGGTCCACGAACAGGGTAAATATGGCTCAATTGGCTATCGTTATAACTGGAAGGCAGAAGAATCGCAGAAGTTGGTGTTAAGGACCCATACTACTGCTATATCTGCTGCTATGCTGCATAAGTTAGCTGAGGATCCTAAGCCAGCTAGATTGTTCTCAATCGATCGTGTCTTCCGTAATGAGGCTGTTGATGCCACTCACTTGGCAGAATTCCACCAAATTGAAGGTGTTTTGGCCGACTACAACATCACTCTAGGAGATTTGATTCAGTTCATGGAAGAATTCTTTGCTAAAATGGGTGTCACTAGGTTGCGTTTCAAGCCAACATATAATCCATACACCGAGCCCTCTATGGAAATCTACTCTTGGCATGAGGGTTTAGCTAAGTGGGTTGAAATAGGTAACTCCGGTATGTTCAGACCAGAAATGTTGGAGTCGATGGGCTTGCCAAAGGACCTAAGAGTTTTAGGCTGGGGTCTATCCTTGGAAAGGCCAACTATGATTAAATACGGTGTGAAGAATATCAGAGAATTGCTAGGTCACAAGATTTCTTTAGACTTCATTGCAAGTAATCCAGCTGCTAGATTAGATGAAGATTTGTACGACTAG
- the FCF2 gene encoding Fcf2p (Syntenic homolog of Ashbya gossypii AFR514C; Syntenic homolog of Saccharomyces cerevisiae YLR051C (FCF2)), translated as MDPDSIDDLFDQLRSTASNDKAASTPGSPQEAPQPAFDDSDEISLRDSTDDKVARQQQQFRTIEHKLRTLPKLQSDFDTLPSSSTRSPVPIPPATQPAPSSSSKWFELPKPVHTTELKRDLALIRHRAALDPKRHYKKEKWHIPDRFSVGTIVEGPTEFYSSRLSKKQRKSTILESLMVDEDTTKYFRRKYAEVQQTKQSSRHGRKGHYKALRSNRRA; from the coding sequence ATGGACCCCGACAGCATAGACGATCTCTTTGACCAGCTGCGGAGCACCGCAAGCAATGACAAAGCAGCATCTACACCCGGCAGTCCCCAGGAAGCCCCCCAACCCGCATTCGATGACAGTGATGAAATCAGCCTGCGGGACAGCACCGACGACAAAGTAGCACGccaacagcagcagttCCGCACAATAGAGCACAAACTCCGCACCCTTCCGAAACTGCAGTCGGATTTCGACACCCTTCCTTCCTCATCAACTCGCTCCCCTGTACCTATTCCCCCTGCAACCCAACCAGCTCCTTCATCCTCCTCCAAATGGTTCGAATTACCTAAACCCGTACACACCACCGAACTCAAGCGCGATCTAGCCCTAATTAGGCATAGAGCTGCGCTGGATCCTAAGCGTCACTACAAAAAAGAAAAGTGGCACATCCCAGACCGCTTCAGCGTTGGAACAATCGTTGAGGGCCCTACAGAGTTCTACAGCAGCAGGCTATCCAAGAAGCAACGTAAGAGTACAATACTCGAGAGCCTAATGGTAGACGAAGACACGACTAAATACTTCCGTCGCAAATACGCAGAGGTTCAACAAACTAAACAAAGCAGCAGACACGGTAGAAAGGGTCATTACAAAGCTCTTCGTAGTAATAGGCGGGCCTAA
- the GAT1 gene encoding Gat1p (Syntenic homolog of Ashbya gossypii AFR513C; Syntenic homolog of Saccharomyces cerevisiae YFL021W (GAT1)) → MHCRYHPETHLNGTRELATDNFCESIWKMYTRAKAILPGEERILNFSWRIMGIRAVSHRAKEMRNVDKGRMISSCNKVVMGFDDAPPLAVESLISMQEINKLSSADINPDTAHATMGSDDNSIGNFLSQSEGFDMEAMFAGVTNTAQDGIASIPEGNGSSRKGSYGKVKPVRKHMHGYSVGAVRKGSNWKASVKCSNCCTTTTPLWRRDPEGNPMCNACGLFLKLHGAMRPLSLKTDVIKKRQRSSNKHNAKQSDGSKSRNGSAMARTAPTEVAPPPPPPPPPPPTKPVSTATSSTVNGESTSGEVMDIHRNDDAWSAAVFQMHYKVPPTDNAFPALSDDLLVGHFAQLIESEDTSMFLSREQQLEQREKLLFK, encoded by the coding sequence ATGCATTGTAGATACCACCCTGAAACACACCTAAATGGTACCAGGGAGTTAGCAACTGACAACTTTTGTGAGTCAATCTGGAAGATGTATACGCGAGCAAAAGCTATCCTACCTGGTGAGGAACGTATACTGAATTTTAGTTGGAGAATAATGGGGATCAGGGCAGTGTCACATAGAGCAAAGGAAATGAGGAATGTGGATAAAGGAAGAATGATATCTAGTTGTAACAAAGTAGTAATGGGTTTTGACGACGCGCCGCCATTAGCTGTTGAATCCTTGATCTCAATGCAAGAGATAAATAAACTGTCTAGTGCCGATATCAATCCTGATACAGCGCACGCTACAATGGGATCGGATGATAACTCTATCGGAAACTTCTTGTCACAATCAGAAGGGTTCGATATGGAGGCGATGTTTGCAGGGGTTACGAATACGGCACAGGATGGAATAGCCAGTATCCCTGAGGGAAACGGTAGTTCCAGAAAAGGCTCTTATGGAAAGGTTAAACCAGTTCGAAAGCATATGCATGGTTATAGTGTTGGCGCTGTTCGCAAGGGCAGCAACTGGAAGGCGAGTGTGAAGTGCAGCAACTGCTGTACCACCACAACGCCTCTCTGGCGCCGCGATCCGGAGGGTAATCCGATGTGTAACGCGTGCGGATTATTCCTGAAACTGCACGGTGCAATGCGGCCGCTGTCTCTGAAGACTGATGTGATTAAGAAGCGGCAACGTTCTTCTAATAAGCATAACGCGAAGCAGTCCGACGGCTCGAAAAGCAGAAATGGGTCCGCCATGGCCAGGACAGCTCCCACAGAGGTGGCACCACCACCGCCACCACCACCTCCGCCACCACCTACCAAGCCGGTTAGCACTGCTACTTCTAGTACGGTAAATGGAGAATCGACTTCGGGAGAGGTTATGGACATCCATCGTAATGATGATGCCTGGTCAGCTGCAGTATTTCAAATGCATTATAAGGTTCCTCCTACAGATAATGCGTTTCCAGCTTTGTCTGATGATCTACTTGTCGGTCATTTTGCCCAATTGATAGAGTCTGAGGATACGAGCATGTTTTTATCAAGAGAGCAGCAACTAGAGCAAAGAGAAAAACTGCTTTTCAAATAA